A single window of Channa argus isolate prfri chromosome 10, Channa argus male v1.0, whole genome shotgun sequence DNA harbors:
- the si:ch211-39i2.2 gene encoding DNA damage-inducible transcript 4-like protein-like: MVYSTALLFGNGGPVLTEEESAVEMIGKYFFQLTAPGSKSSSARRGSLESCEDPDNQSPFANLDAGLEHEEWLLQQDVGRQMEHCLTEAKASTLHCQALLLPRHMTARIGQDMVHFSSDEPCGLRGASIKVYVEIKDDLKSVGTISPDPSITPTFELSVIFRTDKDDGWPPLKHIFGTNKVLKLRPEYRLVKRKLYSSASPVIHDFS, encoded by the exons ATGGTGTATAGCACAGCTCTGCTCTTCGGAAACGGAGGTCCCGTCTTGACGGAGGAGGAAAGCGCGGTAGAGATGATAGGAAAGTACTTCTTCCAGCTCACGGCCCCGGGCTCAAAGTCGAGCTCAGCCCGGCGGGGGAGCCTGGAGAGCTGCGAAGACCCAGACAACCAATCGCCTT TTGCCAACTTGGACGCTGGTCTGGAGCATGAGGAGTGGCTCCTTCAGCAGGATGTGGGCCGGCAGATGGAGCACTGTCTGACAGAGGCCAAGGCATCCACCCTCCACTGCCAGGCGTTGCTGCTTCCTCGTCACATGACTGCCAGGATTGGTCAGGACATGGTGCACTTCTCATCTGATGAGCCCTGTGGGCTCCGGGGTGCTTCCATTAAGGTCTATGTCGAGATCAAAGATGACCTGAAGTCTGTGGGGACCATCTCCCCTGACCCCAGTATCACCCCAACATTTGAACTGTCTGTGATCTTCAGAACAGACAAAGATGACGGCTGGCCGCCACTCAAGCACATCTTTGGTACCAATAAGGTGTTGAAGCTGAGACCAGAGTATCGTCTGGTGAAGAGGAAGCTCTACTCCTCTGCCAGTCCGGTCATTCATGATTTCAGCTAG